The following proteins are co-located in the Ktedonobacteraceae bacterium genome:
- a CDS encoding tetratricopeptide repeat protein has product MDEMQTFDNSDSTGPDGAAPQAQHLGEQEWTDRGNAAAEQGDYETAAEAFEHAVEANPTDARARYNLALAQQYLGDAESAIAGYRRAIDLDPQLIDAYTNLGNLYGELGMQEESLEIFRVALEFDPENDELYINVGDAYRSQNLYQDAVQAYRQALILNPDNTLAADNLRDVRERINNQLRRIMEQERRVDEDPADLARYAELVSLYLDMRRYDEALSIANQMVSLDPEDRTGYDSLASVYEAMQDRDQAAETYARIVAMDPDDAEAWEHLGTWRSIQGNSDEAISAYQRAIQIDPDRFTARFSLAEAYLEAERYEEARATYQGLIDDADQLEPDDVAAAYAGLADTYNSMERYDDAIQTSQALLEQFEDDPEGYYQLATAYDALGRYEEAIENYENAIDSDPLNADYYNDLADTYREVKRYDEALETVEQAIALDPGMVLAYETLAQIYQEMGRNDKAAEAMEQANALRVVTE; this is encoded by the coding sequence ATGGATGAAATGCAGACCTTCGACAATAGCGATAGTACCGGCCCGGATGGGGCAGCACCACAGGCACAGCATCTTGGCGAGCAGGAATGGACGGACAGGGGCAACGCCGCCGCTGAGCAGGGAGACTACGAAACCGCAGCAGAGGCTTTTGAACATGCCGTCGAAGCAAATCCAACCGATGCGCGGGCGCGCTATAACCTGGCGCTGGCCCAGCAATACCTGGGCGATGCTGAAAGCGCCATTGCGGGCTACCGGCGAGCGATAGACCTTGATCCGCAGTTGATCGATGCATATACCAACCTGGGAAACCTGTATGGTGAGTTGGGAATGCAAGAAGAGTCGCTGGAGATCTTCCGCGTGGCTCTGGAGTTCGATCCCGAAAATGATGAGCTTTATATTAATGTTGGTGACGCGTACCGGTCGCAGAACCTCTACCAGGATGCCGTTCAGGCCTATCGACAGGCGCTCATCCTTAATCCCGATAACACGCTGGCCGCCGATAATTTGCGCGATGTACGCGAGCGCATCAATAACCAGCTGCGTCGCATTATGGAGCAGGAGCGGCGTGTGGACGAAGACCCCGCCGATCTCGCGCGTTATGCCGAGCTGGTCAGCCTCTACCTGGATATGCGGCGCTACGATGAGGCGCTTTCGATAGCAAACCAGATGGTGAGCCTGGACCCCGAAGACCGTACCGGCTACGATTCACTGGCCTCTGTTTATGAGGCAATGCAGGACCGTGACCAGGCGGCAGAAACATATGCGCGTATCGTGGCAATGGACCCCGATGACGCCGAGGCCTGGGAACATCTTGGCACCTGGCGTTCGATTCAGGGCAATTCAGATGAGGCTATTTCCGCCTACCAGCGGGCGATTCAGATTGACCCTGATCGTTTTACCGCCCGTTTCAGCCTGGCGGAAGCCTATCTTGAAGCAGAACGCTATGAAGAGGCGCGAGCCACCTACCAGGGCCTCATTGACGATGCGGACCAATTGGAGCCTGACGACGTGGCCGCGGCCTATGCCGGACTTGCTGATACATACAACAGCATGGAACGCTACGATGATGCTATCCAGACCAGCCAGGCTCTTCTGGAGCAGTTTGAGGATGACCCGGAAGGCTATTACCAGCTGGCTACCGCCTATGATGCGCTTGGCCGTTATGAGGAAGCCATTGAGAACTACGAGAACGCCATCGATAGCGATCCTCTCAATGCCGATTACTATAACGACCTTGCCGATACGTATCGCGAGGTGAAACGCTACGACGAGGCGCTGGAGACGGTAGAGCAGGCTATTGCTCTAGACCCTGGCATGGTTCTTGCCTATGAGACGCTGGCGCAGATTTACCAGGAGATGGGCCGCAACGATAAGGCTGCTGAGGCTATGGAGCAAGCCAATGCCCTGCGTGTGGTAACAGAATAA
- a CDS encoding HepT-like ribonuclease domain-containing protein, which produces MNLFEKQSRLNQLFTQSPVNTAYLAGSLSTRTSFGHLTDVDIAILLMEQIKSDQFLDYQLYFFSELAKRLESDNIDVVILNQASLLLKLQVIKYGQILFSRDEKSRVAFETKAVMDYLDFKKFDEIQNQALSRRLYGQVLPVDKELVQRHLNQLREAVTILQDLAKTKREEFTSDFRVYGLAERYLQLAIEACLQICGTLVASLGLRRPEGYHELLSIVGSQQIIPQTLAFRLEILTNLRDALVYDPSTLNRDLLYDHLQHRLGDLEAFATAVEERIANK; this is translated from the coding sequence ATGAACTTATTCGAAAAGCAGTCTCGTCTCAATCAACTCTTCACCCAAAGTCCCGTCAACACGGCTTATCTTGCCGGTTCGCTCTCAACTCGCACCTCGTTCGGACACCTCACCGATGTAGATATCGCCATCCTCCTGATGGAACAGATCAAATCAGACCAATTCCTTGACTACCAGCTCTACTTTTTTAGCGAACTGGCCAAACGGCTGGAATCCGATAATATCGACGTCGTGATTTTAAACCAGGCCTCGCTCCTGCTCAAATTGCAGGTCATTAAGTACGGCCAGATTCTCTTCAGCCGCGATGAAAAATCACGTGTGGCATTCGAGACGAAAGCGGTAATGGATTACCTCGATTTCAAGAAATTCGATGAAATTCAGAACCAGGCTCTGAGCCGCCGTCTCTATGGGCAGGTGCTGCCGGTTGATAAAGAACTGGTACAGCGTCACCTTAACCAGTTGCGCGAAGCCGTGACTATTCTACAAGACCTGGCAAAGACGAAGCGCGAAGAATTTACCTCCGACTTTCGCGTCTATGGTCTTGCCGAGCGCTACCTGCAGCTGGCGATAGAGGCCTGCCTGCAAATCTGTGGAACCCTGGTTGCATCGCTTGGCTTAAGGCGTCCCGAAGGCTATCACGAACTGCTTAGTATTGTCGGTTCGCAGCAGATTATTCCGCAAACGCTGGCCTTCCGCCTGGAAATCCTTACCAACCTGCGGGATGCGCTGGTCTATGACCCCAGCACGCTCAATCGCGACCTGCTCTACGACCACCTCCAGCATCGTCTCGGCGACCTGGAAGCCTTCGCGACCGCGGTCGAGGAAAGAATCGCAAATAAGTAA
- a CDS encoding GntR family transcriptional regulator, with translation MPTLERSNPLPLYYQLKEVLRQQIRAGHLAPHTAIPSEPELVARYHVSRATVRQALTELVHEGLLYRQHGKGTFVCEPRVQQTVSELTSLSEELRKRGKKPGGLLLVSELVRGDETIRKSLQLTDEEQAIRLERLRAADDIPIAYEIDYLPYPRASSIYQRAKEIADGSLYSLMASEGLSPYIAEQIIMADRPSARAAELLKVQPDEPGLRIFCTTFDQTGMPIEYSETFFPGSRYETQVTLRIAR, from the coding sequence ATGCCGACGTTAGAACGTTCAAATCCGTTGCCACTCTACTACCAGCTCAAAGAGGTGCTGCGACAGCAAATACGAGCTGGGCACCTTGCGCCCCATACTGCTATTCCATCAGAACCCGAACTGGTAGCCCGCTACCATGTCAGTCGCGCAACTGTTCGCCAGGCACTGACGGAGCTGGTACACGAAGGGTTACTCTACCGGCAGCATGGAAAGGGAACCTTCGTTTGCGAACCACGTGTGCAGCAAACGGTAAGCGAACTGACCAGCTTAAGTGAGGAATTGCGCAAACGGGGGAAAAAGCCAGGAGGCCTCTTGCTTGTCAGTGAGCTGGTACGAGGCGATGAAACTATTCGCAAAAGTTTGCAGTTGACAGATGAAGAACAGGCCATTCGCCTGGAACGCCTGCGCGCTGCCGATGATATTCCTATCGCCTATGAAATTGACTATTTGCCCTATCCTCGCGCCAGCAGCATTTACCAGCGTGCGAAAGAAATTGCCGATGGCTCTCTCTATAGCTTGATGGCCAGTGAAGGCCTGAGTCCTTATATCGCGGAACAGATCATCATGGCGGATCGTCCTTCCGCGCGTGCCGCCGAACTTTTGAAAGTCCAGCCGGATGAACCGGGATTGCGCATCTTTTGTACCACCTTCGATCAAACGGGCATGCCAATCGAGTATTCCGAAACGTTCTTCCCCGGTTCACGTTACGAAACACAGGTGACTTTGCGTATAGCCAGGTAG